Proteins encoded together in one Bradyrhizobium sp. CB82 window:
- a CDS encoding DHA2 family efflux MFS transporter permease subunit, translated as MANATTANPAMMANPASERIEPKRLFAFIIMVFGMFMSILDIQIVSASLSEIQAGLSASQSEVSWVQTAYLIAEVIAIPLSGFLSRALGTRLLFAISAAGFTLSSLLCGFASSIEEMILWRALQGFLGAGMIPTVFASAYTVFPRTKFHIVGPIIGLVATLAPTVGPTVGGYITDIMSWHWLFFINVVPGIGITLGVLALVDFDQPHLELLDRFDWWGLLFMAGFLGSLEYVLEEGPQYEWLQDTSVAIFAWVCAISAIAFFWRVFTAAEPIVNLRTFSNRNFAVGCVLQFCIGIGLYGLTYIYPRYLAEVRGYSALMIGETMFVSGATMFMVAPLVGRLMLKFDMRFMIAFGLIVFAIGSYQMTWITRDFDFYELLLPQILRGIGMMFAMVPTNNIALGTLPPDRVKNASGLFNLMRNLGGAVGLAVINTVLNNRTDLHITRLQERVTWGNATATETLNTFMQKFQGLGDATLMAMKQLTQIVHRQAVVMGYGDAFFMLTLFYLGLSLLVTLLNKPASLAGGGDAH; from the coding sequence ATGGCGAACGCCACGACTGCCAATCCCGCCATGATGGCGAACCCTGCTTCGGAGCGCATCGAGCCGAAGCGGCTGTTCGCTTTCATCATCATGGTGTTCGGGATGTTCATGTCGATCCTGGACATCCAGATCGTCTCGGCCTCGCTGTCCGAGATCCAGGCAGGCCTGTCGGCGAGCCAGAGCGAAGTCTCCTGGGTGCAGACCGCCTATCTGATCGCCGAAGTGATCGCGATCCCGCTGTCGGGATTCTTGTCGCGCGCGCTTGGCACGAGGCTGCTGTTTGCGATCTCGGCGGCCGGCTTCACGCTCTCGAGCCTGCTCTGCGGCTTCGCCTCCTCGATCGAGGAGATGATTTTATGGCGCGCGCTCCAGGGATTTTTGGGCGCCGGCATGATCCCGACGGTGTTCGCCTCCGCCTACACCGTGTTTCCGCGCACGAAGTTCCACATCGTCGGCCCCATCATCGGTCTCGTCGCGACGCTGGCGCCGACCGTGGGTCCGACCGTCGGCGGCTACATCACCGACATCATGTCCTGGCACTGGTTGTTTTTCATCAACGTCGTGCCCGGCATCGGCATCACGCTGGGCGTACTGGCGCTGGTCGATTTCGACCAGCCGCATCTCGAGTTGCTGGATCGCTTCGACTGGTGGGGGCTGCTCTTCATGGCCGGCTTCCTCGGCTCGCTGGAATATGTGCTCGAGGAAGGACCGCAATATGAGTGGCTCCAGGATACGTCCGTCGCCATCTTCGCCTGGGTCTGCGCCATCTCGGCGATCGCCTTCTTCTGGCGCGTGTTCACCGCCGCTGAACCGATCGTCAACCTGCGCACATTCAGCAACCGCAATTTTGCGGTCGGCTGCGTGCTCCAGTTCTGCATCGGCATCGGGCTCTACGGCCTGACCTATATCTATCCGCGCTATCTCGCCGAAGTGCGCGGCTACAGCGCGCTGATGATCGGCGAGACCATGTTCGTTTCGGGCGCCACCATGTTCATGGTCGCGCCGCTGGTCGGCCGTTTGATGCTGAAGTTCGACATGCGCTTCATGATCGCGTTCGGGCTGATCGTGTTCGCGATCGGCTCCTACCAGATGACCTGGATCACCCGCGACTTCGATTTCTACGAGCTGCTGCTGCCGCAGATCCTGCGCGGCATCGGCATGATGTTCGCGATGGTGCCGACCAACAACATCGCGCTCGGCACGCTGCCCCCGGACCGGGTCAAGAACGCCTCCGGCCTGTTCAACCTGATGCGCAATCTCGGCGGCGCCGTCGGCCTCGCCGTGATCAACACCGTGCTCAACAATCGCACCGATCTGCACATTACGCGTCTGCAGGAGCGCGTGACCTGGGGCAACGCGACGGCGACCGAAACGCTCAACACCTTCATGCAGAAGTTCCAGGGCCTGGGCGATGCCACGCTGATGGCGATGAAGCAGCTCACCCAGATCGTGCACCGCCAGGCCGTCGTGATGGGCTATGGCGACGCCTTCTTCATGCTGACGCTGTTCTATCTCGGCCTGAGCCTCCTGGTGACGCTGCTGAACAAGCCAGCGTCCCTCGCGGGCGGCGGTGACGCGCATTAG
- a CDS encoding sulfite exporter TauE/SafE family protein — protein MDTLNYALLLFGALAGGFVSGLAGFGTALMALGIWLYVLPPSLAVPLVLICSVVAQVSTLPSMWKSFDLSLVWPFLIGGLAGVPLGTMMVAQADPKVFKLSIGVLLLIFPTALYLNQRPLALKFGGRIADGAIGFAGGILGGLAGLSGPLPILWANIRGWNKHERRGIFQLFNFTVLAAALALQTASGLVATQVIWLALIAFPGTLVGAWCGARIYHALSDKHFGDVVLGLLFLSGVGLVWNSFR, from the coding sequence GTGGATACGCTCAACTACGCGCTGTTGCTTTTCGGCGCATTGGCCGGCGGCTTCGTCTCGGGGCTGGCCGGCTTCGGCACCGCGCTGATGGCGCTTGGCATCTGGCTCTACGTGCTGCCGCCGTCGCTCGCAGTGCCGCTGGTGCTGATCTGCTCGGTCGTCGCGCAAGTCTCGACGCTGCCGTCGATGTGGAAGAGCTTCGACCTGTCGCTGGTCTGGCCGTTCCTGATCGGCGGGCTTGCCGGCGTGCCGCTGGGGACCATGATGGTCGCCCAGGCCGATCCAAAGGTGTTCAAGCTCAGCATCGGCGTGTTGTTGCTGATCTTTCCGACCGCGCTCTACCTCAACCAGCGGCCGCTCGCCCTCAAGTTCGGCGGCCGGATCGCCGATGGCGCGATCGGTTTCGCCGGCGGCATTTTGGGTGGCCTCGCCGGATTGTCAGGACCGTTGCCGATCCTATGGGCCAACATCCGCGGCTGGAACAAGCATGAGCGGCGCGGCATCTTCCAGCTCTTCAATTTCACGGTGCTGGCCGCCGCGCTGGCGTTGCAGACGGCGTCAGGCCTGGTCGCGACGCAGGTGATCTGGCTCGCGCTGATTGCGTTTCCGGGCACGCTGGTCGGCGCCTGGTGCGGCGCGCGCATCTATCACGCCCTTAGCGACAAGCATTTTGGCGACGTCGTGCTCGGCCTGTTGTTCCTATCGGGTGTCGGTCTCGTCTGGAACAGTTTTCGCTAG
- a CDS encoding PLP-dependent aminotransferase family protein, which yields MDWVPTIAELSGPRYQRIVDAMEADIAAGRLVRGQQLPTQRALAKALRLDLTTVTRAYTEARRRGILEARVGQGSFVSQTSARRTIDLPHPVTIDLSMNVPPHPLEAQLDERILAGLEAIRQQSGLTAYLNYQPPGGSPHELDVVAKWMRTRVPDVRADRLVVFPGTQTILFNLIAYLAGPGDVVLTEALTFPGIRAVAARLGVKLIGVAMDEGGILPDALARACREHRPKAVYLIPTLHNPTTATLSTERRSAIAKIILDADTTLIEDDAYGLLDRSASPIANLIPERTYLATTLSKCIAPALRVAYLVTSDAAAQQRMRSYLQATVQMPAPLMVALVTHWLETGVADRIITAIRNEAIGRQQLAQRALKGFQFLAKPAAHHLWLRLPEGRSRTEVTAQLLRNGLAVIASDAFVVGDHPPHAARLSLGAARNRAELGQALQILVGALHRQVDARQIV from the coding sequence ATGGATTGGGTCCCTACAATCGCCGAGCTCAGCGGCCCGCGCTATCAGCGCATCGTCGACGCCATGGAGGCCGACATCGCCGCAGGGAGGCTGGTGCGCGGCCAGCAACTGCCGACGCAGCGCGCGCTGGCGAAAGCACTTCGCCTCGATCTCACCACGGTGACGCGTGCCTATACCGAGGCACGGCGGCGCGGGATTTTGGAAGCACGGGTCGGACAGGGCTCGTTCGTGTCGCAGACGAGCGCGCGCCGCACTATCGACCTGCCGCACCCGGTCACGATTGATCTGTCGATGAACGTGCCGCCGCATCCGCTGGAGGCGCAGCTCGATGAACGCATCCTTGCCGGTCTCGAGGCGATCCGCCAGCAATCCGGGCTGACCGCCTATCTCAACTACCAGCCGCCTGGCGGCAGCCCGCACGAGCTCGATGTCGTCGCGAAGTGGATGCGGACGCGCGTTCCCGATGTCCGCGCCGACCGGCTCGTGGTCTTTCCCGGCACGCAGACGATCCTGTTCAACCTCATCGCCTATCTCGCCGGGCCGGGCGACGTCGTGTTGACGGAAGCCCTCACCTTCCCCGGCATCAGAGCGGTCGCCGCGCGGCTCGGCGTCAAGCTCATCGGCGTCGCGATGGATGAAGGCGGCATCCTTCCTGACGCACTGGCCAGGGCGTGCCGCGAGCACAGGCCGAAGGCCGTCTATCTCATTCCGACGCTGCACAATCCGACCACCGCGACGCTTTCGACTGAGCGGCGAAGCGCAATTGCGAAGATCATCCTTGACGCCGACACGACGCTGATCGAGGACGATGCCTATGGTCTGCTGGACCGTTCGGCCTCGCCGATCGCCAACCTCATTCCAGAACGGACCTATCTTGCGACCACGCTGTCCAAATGCATCGCGCCGGCATTGCGCGTGGCCTATCTGGTGACATCAGACGCTGCCGCGCAGCAACGGATGCGTAGCTATCTTCAGGCGACAGTGCAGATGCCCGCGCCCCTGATGGTTGCGCTCGTCACCCATTGGCTCGAGACCGGTGTTGCGGATCGCATCATCACCGCGATCCGCAACGAGGCGATCGGCCGTCAGCAGCTCGCACAGCGCGCGCTGAAAGGCTTTCAGTTCCTGGCCAAACCTGCTGCGCATCACCTCTGGCTCCGCCTGCCGGAGGGGCGGAGCCGGACGGAGGTTACAGCGCAACTGCTGCGCAACGGGCTTGCGGTTATCGCCAGCGACGCCTTCGTGGTCGGCGATCATCCGCCGCATGCGGCGCGACTATCGCTTGGCGCGGCGCGTAATCGCGCCGAGCTCGGCCAGGCGTTGCAAATTCTGGTAGGCGCGCTGCACAGACAGGTCGACGCCCGGCAGATCGTCTAG
- a CDS encoding DUF983 domain-containing protein, translating to MATGSVSLAKAMWRGFRGRCPHCGEGHVFKRFLKIADSCDVCGEELFHHRADDLPAYLVIVVVGHLVVPAILAIETAYAPPVWLQLAVWLPVTLFASLALLQPTKGAIVGLQWQIGMHGFEEAKRRREAGRLAPVLVKAKPTPRAA from the coding sequence ATGGCGACCGGTTCGGTCTCTCTGGCGAAGGCGATGTGGCGGGGCTTTCGCGGCAGGTGTCCGCATTGCGGCGAGGGCCACGTGTTCAAGCGCTTCCTGAAAATCGCCGACAGCTGCGATGTCTGTGGCGAAGAGCTGTTTCACCATCGCGCCGATGATTTGCCCGCCTATCTCGTCATCGTCGTGGTCGGCCATCTCGTGGTGCCGGCGATCCTCGCGATCGAGACGGCTTATGCACCGCCAGTCTGGCTGCAATTGGCAGTGTGGCTGCCGGTGACGCTGTTTGCTTCGCTCGCTTTGTTGCAGCCGACCAAGGGCGCCATCGTCGGACTGCAATGGCAAATCGGCATGCACGGCTTTGAGGAAGCCAAGCGGCGGCGCGAAGCCGGTCGGCTCGCGCCTGTGCTCGTGAAGGCCAAACCCACACCGCGAGCTGCCTGA
- a CDS encoding alpha/beta hydrolase: protein MTARSPKTFLLCHGAWSGGWAWRKMHPLMVQAGHRLVTPTYTGLGERSHLANHSIDLETHIQDIVNVIKFDDLSDIVLLGHSYGGMVATGVADRARDRVSQLIYLDAFVPRDGQSLFDLNDAGRESMRKSASSGDGYRIPPNPPPPDTPQADLDWLNARRINMPLKCFETRLRLEHGEPAMPRSYIYCTRIPPGDVFGQFAKRTKNEEGWRYFELDASHAPNVTAPEALMGVLNEIVG, encoded by the coding sequence ATGACCGCACGCTCGCCCAAAACCTTCCTGCTTTGTCATGGCGCCTGGTCCGGCGGGTGGGCCTGGAGGAAGATGCATCCGCTGATGGTGCAGGCCGGCCATCGCCTGGTGACGCCGACCTACACGGGCCTCGGTGAGCGGTCGCATCTCGCGAATCATTCGATCGACCTGGAGACGCATATCCAGGACATCGTCAACGTCATCAAGTTCGACGACCTCAGCGACATCGTGCTGCTCGGCCACAGCTATGGCGGCATGGTCGCGACCGGCGTCGCCGATCGCGCGCGCGATCGCGTGTCGCAACTGATCTATCTCGACGCCTTCGTGCCGCGCGATGGCCAGTCGCTGTTCGATCTCAACGACGCCGGGCGCGAGTCGATGCGCAAGTCAGCAAGCTCCGGCGATGGTTACCGCATTCCGCCCAACCCACCGCCGCCGGATACGCCGCAAGCCGATCTCGACTGGCTCAACGCGCGCCGCATTAACATGCCGCTCAAATGTTTCGAGACGCGCTTGAGGCTCGAACACGGCGAGCCCGCGATGCCGCGCAGCTACATCTATTGCACACGCATTCCGCCTGGCGACGTGTTCGGGCAGTTCGCCAAGCGCACGAAGAACGAGGAGGGCTGGCGCTATTTCGAGCTCGACGCGAGCCACGCGCCGAACGTCACAGCGCCGGAGGCGTTGATGGGTGTGTTGAACGAAATCGTCGGCTAG
- a CDS encoding YciI family protein translates to MQYLLMIYQNEVEYAKNDAATSQKMMAEYQTFTQGIIQSGNFKAGDRLQPTTTATTVRVRDGKTLTTDGPFAETREQLGGYYLVEAKDLDAAIAIAARIPGARTGSIEVRPIWVYDK, encoded by the coding sequence ATGCAGTATCTGCTGATGATCTACCAGAACGAGGTCGAGTACGCGAAGAACGACGCTGCAACCAGCCAGAAGATGATGGCCGAATATCAGACCTTCACGCAAGGCATCATCCAGAGCGGCAACTTCAAGGCCGGCGACCGGTTGCAGCCGACCACGACCGCGACGACCGTGCGCGTGCGCGACGGCAAGACGCTGACGACCGACGGCCCGTTTGCGGAGACGCGCGAGCAGCTCGGCGGCTACTATCTCGTCGAGGCCAAGGATCTCGATGCGGCGATCGCGATCGCGGCGCGGATCCCCGGCGCGCGCACCGGCTCGATCGAGGTGCGTCCGATCTGGGTGTATGACAAGTGA
- a CDS encoding RNA polymerase sigma factor yields the protein MTPSKIETIFRDEAGRALATLIRLVGDFDLAEDALQDAFAVALERWSARELPDNPRAWLVNVGRNKAIDRIRRRAAFRGKQQALVHELALNAQAPDEPASMLDDDMLRLIFTCCHPAFAPEVQVALTLRTVCGLTTAQVARAFLVSEEAMGQRLVRAKQKIRLAGIPYEVPERDALELRLNGVLAVIYLVFTEGYVATSGADLMRPDLAVEAIRLGRLLDCLMPDRAGIKGLLSLMLLHDARRAGRETSAGDIVLLEDQDRTLWDRAQIEEGLRLVDDALRVPGRPQPYAVQAAIAALHARAPSYAETDWPQIAGLYEVLLRINPSPVIELNHAAAVSMVDGPARALDLVGAIAARGGLDGYELLPAVRADLLRRLGRKQEAREAYVAATAATQLEPLRRLYARRMRELA from the coding sequence ATGACCCCTTCCAAGATCGAAACCATTTTCCGCGACGAGGCGGGGCGGGCGCTGGCCACGCTGATCCGCCTCGTCGGTGATTTCGATCTCGCCGAGGACGCGCTCCAGGACGCCTTTGCAGTCGCACTGGAGCGCTGGTCTGCGCGCGAGTTGCCCGATAATCCGCGCGCCTGGCTCGTCAATGTCGGACGCAACAAGGCGATCGATCGCATCCGCCGCCGGGCGGCATTTCGCGGCAAGCAGCAGGCGCTCGTGCATGAGCTCGCGCTGAATGCGCAAGCGCCCGACGAGCCAGCGTCGATGCTCGACGACGATATGCTGCGGCTGATCTTCACCTGCTGTCATCCCGCGTTCGCGCCCGAAGTCCAGGTCGCGCTGACGCTGCGCACGGTATGCGGGCTCACCACGGCGCAGGTCGCGCGCGCCTTTCTGGTCAGCGAGGAGGCAATGGGACAGCGGCTCGTCCGTGCCAAGCAGAAGATCAGGCTCGCCGGCATTCCCTACGAGGTACCGGAGCGCGACGCGCTGGAGCTGCGTCTCAACGGTGTGCTCGCCGTGATCTACCTCGTCTTCACCGAAGGCTATGTTGCGACGTCGGGCGCGGACCTGATGCGGCCGGATCTTGCGGTCGAGGCGATCCGGCTCGGCCGATTGCTCGACTGCCTGATGCCTGATCGTGCTGGTATCAAGGGCCTGCTGTCGCTGATGCTGCTGCACGATGCGCGCCGCGCCGGGCGCGAGACGTCCGCCGGCGACATCGTGCTGCTGGAGGATCAGGACCGTACGCTGTGGGACCGTGCGCAGATCGAGGAAGGCTTGCGTCTGGTCGACGATGCGCTGCGCGTGCCAGGCCGACCGCAGCCCTACGCCGTGCAGGCAGCGATTGCCGCGCTCCACGCGCGGGCGCCGAGTTATGCGGAGACTGACTGGCCGCAAATCGCCGGACTCTACGAAGTGCTGCTACGGATCAACCCGTCTCCAGTGATCGAGTTAAACCATGCGGCAGCCGTGTCGATGGTCGACGGCCCGGCACGTGCGCTCGACCTCGTCGGCGCGATTGCAGCGCGCGGCGGGCTCGACGGCTATGAGCTGCTGCCTGCGGTGCGCGCGGATTTGCTGCGAAGGCTGGGCCGGAAGCAAGAGGCGCGCGAGGCATATGTCGCGGCGACGGCGGCGACGCAGCTCGAGCCGCTGCGGAGGCTGTATGCGCGACGGATGAGGGAACTCGCGTAG
- a CDS encoding N-acetylmuramoyl-L-alanine amidase, which produces MRTFDPDSSIVSDIIPSPNYGERNKGRLPDMILLHYTGMPDVEGALARLCTAGTEVSAHYVVLEDGRIVQCVPESKRAWHAGVSSWAGEDDVNSCSIGIEIVNRGHDWGYPEFPLRQIAAVIALCRGIMLRRKVAPHRVLGHSDVAPARKKDPGEKFPWHSLANSGVGHWVTPAPIVRGESVMLGTISDEVLSLQQALAKYGYGVPLTGKYDATTMEVVTAFQRHFRPARLDGVADHSTLSTLQALLASLPAEGTTIASK; this is translated from the coding sequence ATGCGGACGTTCGACCCCGATTCCTCCATCGTCTCCGACATCATCCCCTCTCCGAACTACGGCGAGCGCAACAAGGGCCGCCTGCCGGACATGATCCTGTTGCACTACACCGGCATGCCCGATGTCGAGGGTGCGCTGGCGCGGCTCTGCACGGCGGGCACCGAGGTCTCGGCTCACTACGTCGTGCTGGAGGACGGCCGCATCGTGCAATGCGTGCCGGAGAGCAAGCGCGCCTGGCACGCCGGTGTCTCGTCATGGGCGGGCGAGGACGACGTCAACTCCTGCTCGATCGGCATTGAGATCGTCAATCGCGGTCATGACTGGGGCTATCCGGAGTTCCCGCTGCGTCAGATTGCCGCCGTGATCGCGCTCTGCCGCGGCATCATGCTTCGCCGCAAGGTGGCCCCGCACCGGGTGCTCGGCCATTCGGATGTGGCGCCAGCACGCAAGAAGGATCCCGGCGAGAAATTCCCGTGGCATTCGCTGGCCAATTCCGGAGTCGGTCACTGGGTGACGCCGGCGCCGATCGTGCGCGGCGAGAGCGTGATGCTCGGCACCATCAGCGACGAGGTGCTGAGCCTGCAGCAGGCGCTTGCGAAATACGGCTACGGCGTTCCGCTCACCGGCAAGTACGATGCGACGACGATGGAGGTCGTCACCGCCTTCCAGCGCCATTTCCGCCCGGCGCGGCTGGACGGCGTCGCCGATCACTCGACACTATCGACCTTGCAGGCACTGCTGGCGAGTTTGCCGGCCGAAGGTACGACCATCGCATCGAAGTGA
- the rsmH gene encoding 16S rRNA (cytosine(1402)-N(4))-methyltransferase RsmH — protein MSPADHIPVLGREAIEHLAPRERGVYVDATFGGGGYSRAILDVPGTRVVGIDRDRTAIAGGFDLVDRSGGRLTLVEDRFSNLAEVCAAQGVGAVDGVVMDVGVSSMQLDQAGRGFSFRLDGPLDMRMGQAGPTAADVVAKASESDLADIIYLFGEERHSRKVARAIVMARQEAPITTTRALADLVGRVVRSKPGDIHPATRTFQGLRIFVNEELEELETALAAAERVLRPGGRLVVVSFHSLEDRIVKNFLSERAKTGGGSRHLPEVAQLPPSFRLLTRRPVVAGEAEIAHNPRARSAKLRAAERTAAAAHAEGESSSWPRLSDVMRGG, from the coding sequence ATGAGCCCGGCTGACCACATTCCCGTTCTCGGCCGCGAGGCGATCGAGCATCTCGCGCCGCGCGAGCGCGGCGTCTATGTCGATGCGACCTTCGGTGGCGGCGGCTACAGCCGCGCCATCCTGGATGTGCCGGGAACCCGTGTCGTCGGCATCGACCGCGATCGCACGGCGATCGCCGGTGGCTTTGATCTGGTCGACCGGTCTGGCGGGCGCCTGACGCTCGTCGAAGACCGCTTCTCGAACCTCGCCGAGGTCTGCGCCGCGCAAGGCGTTGGCGCTGTCGACGGCGTCGTCATGGACGTCGGCGTCTCCTCGATGCAGCTCGACCAGGCCGGCCGCGGCTTCTCGTTCCGGCTCGACGGCCCGCTCGACATGCGGATGGGCCAGGCGGGGCCGACAGCCGCGGACGTGGTCGCAAAGGCATCCGAAAGCGACCTTGCGGACATCATCTATCTCTTCGGCGAGGAGCGGCATTCGCGCAAGGTCGCGCGCGCCATCGTCATGGCACGTCAGGAAGCGCCGATCACGACCACGCGCGCGCTCGCCGATCTCGTTGGAAGGGTCGTACGCTCGAAGCCCGGCGACATCCATCCGGCGACGCGGACGTTCCAGGGCCTGCGCATCTTCGTCAATGAAGAGCTCGAAGAGCTGGAGACCGCTCTCGCGGCTGCCGAACGCGTGCTGAGGCCCGGCGGTCGGCTGGTCGTGGTGTCCTTCCATTCGCTGGAAGACCGCATCGTCAAGAATTTCCTCAGCGAGCGCGCCAAGACCGGCGGCGGCTCGCGGCATCTGCCGGAGGTCGCGCAGCTGCCGCCGAGCTTCCGGCTTCTGACGCGGCGTCCCGTCGTCGCGGGCGAGGCGGAAATCGCGCATAATCCGCGCGCGCGTTCCGCGAAGCTGCGCGCCGCCGAGCGGACCGCGGCTGCCGCGCATGCCGAGGGCGAGTCATCGTCCTGGCCGCGCCTTTCCGACGTCATGAGGGGTGGCTAG
- a CDS encoding penicillin-binding protein 2 — translation MSAAAPGKPAKPSERSSEPWRQRLVRSLLYGRNVDRAAKARARVGLAILAFSVVYVLIGGRLVMFAIGADVHSARRGGAQDVVATARPDIVDRNGEILATDVKAPSLFGEPRRIIDKDEAIELLTATVPDLDEAEVRERLSSRKGFVWLKREITPKQQQEIHKLGIPGIGFLRENKRVYPTGNEVAHLIGLVNIDNQGIAGMEKWLDNNGLADLHRAGFATDRLQKPIELSVDLRVEHALRDELLKAKEKFHAKAASGLVTNVNTGEIVAMVSVPDFDPNNPKEAHDPDRINRLTTGVYEMGSTFKAFTLAMALDTGKYDLNSMWDARGALHYGKFAIHDDEPKGRFLSMKEVFTFSSNVGAARIALSQGVEAHKAFLRKMGQLERLRTELPESASPILPRRWSELNTITIAFGHGMAVAPLQAVMGVSALANGGLLIPPTFLKRSEEEARAIAKRVIKPETSEKMRFLMRLNAEVGTARKADVKGYYIGGKTGTAEKVVNGRYAKKRVLTAFTAILPADKPKYQLLIMLDEPQPLKETYGFITSGWNAVPTAGNVIARIAPLLGIEPRFDLPPSDRLILAASRTTQ, via the coding sequence ATGAGCGCTGCCGCTCCGGGCAAACCCGCAAAGCCTTCGGAACGGTCAAGTGAGCCTTGGCGTCAGCGGCTGGTCCGCAGCCTGCTCTACGGGCGCAACGTCGATCGCGCAGCCAAGGCGCGCGCGCGCGTCGGCCTTGCGATCCTGGCGTTTTCGGTCGTCTATGTGCTCATCGGCGGCCGTCTCGTGATGTTCGCCATCGGTGCCGACGTCCACAGCGCCCGCCGCGGCGGGGCGCAGGACGTGGTTGCGACCGCGCGGCCCGACATCGTCGATCGCAACGGCGAGATTCTCGCCACCGACGTCAAGGCGCCGAGCCTGTTCGGGGAGCCGCGCCGCATCATCGACAAGGACGAGGCGATCGAACTCCTGACTGCCACCGTGCCTGACCTCGACGAGGCCGAGGTGCGCGAGCGCCTGTCCTCGCGAAAGGGTTTCGTCTGGCTGAAGCGGGAGATCACGCCGAAGCAACAGCAGGAGATCCACAAGCTCGGCATTCCCGGCATCGGCTTCCTGCGCGAGAACAAGCGCGTCTATCCGACCGGCAACGAGGTCGCCCACCTCATCGGTCTCGTCAACATCGACAACCAGGGCATCGCCGGCATGGAGAAGTGGCTCGACAACAACGGGCTCGCCGACCTCCACCGTGCGGGCTTTGCCACTGACCGCCTGCAAAAGCCGATCGAGCTGTCGGTCGACTTGCGCGTCGAGCATGCGCTGCGCGACGAGCTGCTCAAGGCGAAGGAGAAGTTCCACGCCAAGGCCGCCTCCGGCCTCGTCACCAACGTCAATACCGGCGAGATCGTGGCGATGGTGTCGGTGCCGGATTTCGACCCGAACAATCCCAAGGAAGCCCACGACCCCGATCGCATCAACCGCCTGACCACAGGCGTCTACGAGATGGGCTCGACCTTCAAGGCCTTCACGCTCGCGATGGCGCTCGACACCGGCAAATATGATCTCAACTCGATGTGGGACGCGCGAGGGGCGCTGCACTACGGCAAGTTCGCGATCCATGACGATGAGCCGAAGGGCCGTTTCCTTTCCATGAAGGAGGTCTTTACCTTCTCGTCCAACGTCGGCGCGGCACGCATCGCGCTGTCGCAAGGTGTGGAGGCGCACAAGGCGTTCCTGCGCAAGATGGGTCAGCTCGAGCGGCTGCGCACCGAGCTGCCGGAGAGTGCCTCGCCCATCCTGCCGCGGCGCTGGAGCGAGTTGAACACCATCACCATCGCATTTGGCCACGGCATGGCGGTCGCTCCGTTGCAGGCCGTAATGGGCGTCAGCGCCCTTGCGAACGGTGGCCTGCTGATTCCCCCGACCTTCCTCAAACGTTCCGAGGAGGAAGCGCGGGCCATCGCCAAGCGCGTGATCAAGCCGGAGACCTCTGAAAAGATGCGTTTCCTGATGCGGCTGAACGCGGAAGTCGGAACTGCACGCAAGGCCGATGTGAAAGGCTACTATATCGGCGGCAAGACCGGTACCGCGGAGAAGGTCGTCAATGGCCGTTATGCCAAGAAGAGGGTGCTGACCGCCTTTACCGCGATCCTTCCGGCGGACAAGCCGAAGTATCAGCTCCTGATCATGCTCGATGAGCCGCAGCCGCTCAAGGAAACCTACGGGTTCATCACGTCGGGCTGGAACGCCGTTCCGACTGCGGGCAACGTCATCGCCCGTATCGCACCGCTGCTCGGAATCGAGCCCCGTTTCGACCTGCCGCCGTCCGACCGCCTTATTCTTGCAGCATCCAGGACAACCCAGTAA